The stretch of DNA TCTGAAAAGAAGAGTAATGGACTGCCTCTCATGTCAGTACATGATGTACATGTGTCCCTCTCCATCCAATCAGCAGGACTGTGGCGGTATATTTTATTAAGTGCTTCAGTGTTCATGATCTCAGTGGGTGGATGTGCAAGTGCAGCATGCTGTGCATTCAGAGTACATGGATACACGCTGTCATGTGTACACGTGTTATAAGGGGAGGtcctactgctgctgctgctgctgccgtccATGTGGAGCAGGACTAATGAAAAAGATTATTGGTGTaatcccccccccctcccctccctccctccccagAGCTCTCAGTGCAGTCTGAGGAAGGAGGACAGGCTGTGTTGGACTGTTTCTTCCCGTGGCATCGACTGGTACTGGGGAATCCAGAGTATCACTACTCCTGGATACCAGGAAGTAAAAAGGTCTCTCACttaatgacaaaatgactgataATAACCAAAGGAAATCCCCGTCTGTACAAGCTGTCCTCTATTTAAACTAATGTTTATAACagcggtgtcaaactcattttagttcaggggccaaatactgaACGGTTTgataagtgggccacagattttatgtgggaaaacaagtaatttcaacatcattGTTCCTAGCTAGTTGCACCtgatacataaaaaaaaaaatgcaagaaactgacaatatctaagcaataagtgatcaacaggattttcactttaaatgtcctagattttgtgaccgatttctatttaaataaagGGAAATACTAAGTAgtgatttgaggaaaattgaaggattttgtaagaattttgagcaccgggaaaactgtgagcccctgcaaaaaTTGTTGAGTTTCTTTTACGCAATAATTCATGttgtctctgtcatttttattttctcctgtgggccgaattggatgctccaaagagccggatttggcccccgggccatgagtttgacactgatCTGAAAATAATGATCTCTAACTTTGCATTGAAACTTTCTCAATTATTCAACAGTGGGATGAGAATAACGCCACGACCTTAGTGGTGACAGACGAGTCATCTGTGATTTTAAATCAGCTGAGTGTCAAAGACCAAGGAATCTATCGCTGCTCTCTGCAAAAAAACAACGGGACCATCTTCTCTCAAGTCACTTTCCTCCTCACTGGTAAACACTGCAACAGACTGAGCACTTTGTTTGAACAAAAATGACCCTTCGCTAATCTTCTAACACATTTCATATTATCGTTATCACATAAACCACATTTTATCATAGATTATGGTGCCACTGAATTTTAAATTTagctaaaaaatgttttaccttTCCTTCAAAATGACTTTTCAGTCCTAAAACGGACATGTTGGTTGTCTGGCTTTTATTAACCTATTGTGTGGCTCATTAGCATTGAAGAATCCCTGCTATCAGTAGACTTTGGTTGAGCTGCTGTTGACTCATctttggagtgaaaaaaaaacaggataaaagtgagtatgtagtgtggtcacattagatagtatgattGAGTATGGAAGAAATACCCAGATAAATACTATAACGGCACGGTGGGCACACAAGTCATACtgaaccgccccatgatgcattgcgagtggaatgtaaaatggtcctgggaccggcttcaagctaaaagtcaaacatcccctatTCAAAACAAAGGCATCTCTTCTTGGCTTCCATtactttttgacacttttgtcaattgggctcttgttttgaagttaacaagaagttttgtcagtagcacaatggtgggtctctgaaaatctccaaaatgtcggaaTGCAATGTGATTCATTGGTCAAATGAGCACATATATGTTGATATTCTagttggtcactttctcactttcaAAGGTGAAAAATCAACAgcgatatttagcctcagtgtgattcaggtttttgtcattgtaggtttgaaatgtatcttgggaaacttggaagtatacttcagtgggagtGGTCATcttcctaatcatacttatagtatatagtagacagtatatactcatggagtttgtagtgtgtcgtacggagtgtgacatttcaaacacagccattgtGTCTCAAGCTCCTTCCTCTGTTCAATCATCTTCTCTCATCAGCATCTGTATGTTGGCCGTCCTCAAAAGAAAAACCTGTTTCCTTTAGCTGTCACTATACTGCTAAATCCTTCCCAAATATTCATTTTCAGAACTGATTAAGCCTCTTGGAGTGAGAGGAAAAACATCTTCAAGCAAAACTTCAAGTCAAGTCACCATCACCTAATGAAACACACTTGAACAAAGTCTGACTTAGACTAATAATGTTTTTCCTTCAGCTGTAAGTTGTTATTTCTTTCCTTTCTTCTCCATCCCAGTCGATCCTGTTACTCACCAAACCCAACCACCTCTTCCCAGTCTGGGACCAGAACTTCTTGACACTTCACCCTCTGACTCAACAGAGAATCTGATGTTGATAATGG from Gouania willdenowi chromosome 9, fGouWil2.1, whole genome shotgun sequence encodes:
- the izumo1 gene encoding izumo sperm-egg fusion protein 1 isoform X4, producing MMLLLSLLCYVGSAVACLQCDRSIRILHEDFILSAPSLSDQIELKKINDQAIVSYKSTSQERKGVIDPTTLYRAKTEYQSEFNRFLKAERTGSVTFEAIQIMEKGRKILEKNLDVFIHDGLCPNKCGLLKRRVMDCLSCQYMMYMCPSPSNQQDCGELSVQSEEGGQAVLDCFFPWHRLVLGNPEYHYSWIPGSKKWDENNATTLVVTDESSVILNQLSVKDQGIYRCSLQKNNGTIFSQVTFLLTELIKPLGVRGKTSSSKTSSQVTIT